The DNA region CATTTTATTGCAGTTATGAGCGATATAGTGAGCGATAAGCCGAGACTGGTGGAAAAAATCAAGAACAAAGATTACCGCAAAGGCGATATGGAGGACATTCTTGACGAATATTATTTTGAACGAAACGCCCAAATAGCTAAAGAGGAGGCAGAGAAGAAAAGTGAAGAGAAAAACAAGAAGAAGGGAGAGGCAAAAAATGTTGATGAATAACAATTAACGGCTAAATAGTGTATTGATAGTGAAATATGTTTTTAATTGTGGCGAAAATTTGCTGGTAATAATAATAAATTAATAATGTTTATCCCTTGAAGCGACGAGATTTGTAAAAGTGCTTTGAATGTACTAAAAACAAGCTTTTTAATAAAACCATAGCCAGTTTTATACGTACTAATTATAGTATTAATTAATTATTCACCTAAAATTAAACACTATGATTACGTTATTATTGGCATTAAGCGCAAGTGCACTATGTGGTTTTGTTGTTGCGCACAGTACAAAGGAAAATGAATGTTAAAAATAATAAGTTAAACGGGTAATTATGTGAAAAGGCTGATCAGAAATGATTAGCCTTTTTTGTTGAGGGCTTCTTTCGCTACCAATACAAATCCGGAGTGCTTTTAATAAAAATGACGTTTCCATAAGATATCTGATATTAAAATGTTGATGGCCGCAGTTTCTTCAATTTCCCCGCAAATCTTTTATCTGTTAAAGATACCAGGAAACTTTCGAGGTCGGTTTTTTCCTGTTCGGTCAGGCCCATAGGTGTATTGAGCAGCGTGTCGCGATTAATGGATTGGGGAACTATTTTATCCGGATCATTATAATAGTCAATGACCTGGCGCAAAGTCCTGAACATGCCGTTATGCATATATGGGGCGGTAATGGCAATGTTACGTAATGCCCCGATTTTGAACCTGCCCAGGTCGCTTTCCTTTTTCGTGACACAGGCACGGCCGCTGTCCCTTAATATTTTGCCATCATAAAGACCAATGGAACGGAACTCCACATCATTGAAGTCGGGGCCAAAATGGCACTGTATGCAACGCCCCTTAGAATTAAAAATCGCAAATCCCCTTTTAGCCGATTCGCTCACTGCTGCTTCATTATCATTCAGTCGCCAGTCATCAAACGGAGAATCACCGGTTTCAAGGGTCCGCTCGAACTCCGCTAACGCTTTGGCCAGGTTCGCCGCGTTCGGGGCTTCGTGGAAAACCGCGGAAAACGCAGCCTTATAGTAAGTGTTATGCCCAAGCCGCCATACGACCAGGGCTACCGGTAAATCCATTTCAATAGGGTTTTGCAATGGGATCAAGGCTTGTTGCTCCAGCGTACTTGCGCGCCCGTCCCAAAAAAAGGCTACCTGCAGGCTCATGTTCATTGCAGAGGGCGTATTACGCACACCCTTTCGCTGCTGTACCCCTAAACTTACGGCAGAGGTATCGGCAAAAGCAAAGTTCTCTTTATGGCAGGATGCGCAGCTGATCTTTTTGGTGCGCGATAATATCGGGTCAAAAAATAATTTCCGGCCTAATAAAGCAGCGGTTAGTGGTTCGGGGTTTTTGAAAGCACTTTGCGAAAGGATCATGATAACACTGAGCATACATAAAGTGGTACCAAACTTTTTCATTTTTAAATGCTTATTTAACAGTGCCTGCATTTTTAAATAAGAAGCCATTCGTGCCTGCTCTGCGGCCTTTACAAGTATCCTGTATTACATGAAACTTCAGCGAATCGCGCCGACCGAAGAATTCAACTTTATAAATTCCTTCATACTGCGCATTGCAAGTAGGGTCGGAAATGTAAAGCGTGTCCTGCTTCATATGATAGGTACCGCTCACGAATTCTTTTTTATTAATAAACCCGTCAAACGTACCGTTGGCCCTGAATATAGCCAGCAACTTAAACGGGCCTCCGGGCTGCGTACTGGAATATTCCCATTTGCCGACAAGCAGATTATTGTCATAAGTAAAAGACAATGCCATAAATAACATGAGCATAATAATGCTGAATTGATAAAGTTTTTTCATACCGATGCTTATGGTTAAGGAAGTTCAAAAAAAAGATATTTTAATCAGTCGGCCTTTAGCGTATGTTGCAAATACGTTCGTATTTGTTGCATGTGCCGGGACAGTCGATAGATTCTTTGTTTGAAGTGGATAAATACCTTTGCTACCTCCAGAGCTTGTGGTAAACATGTTAAGCATCAAAATCTGCTTGCGGTAGCGGGGGCCTGGAAAGGGTAATGACAGACAATTACCGTTATAATTTAAAGCTGGAGCAATTTGCCCAATTGACCAACCGCAGTTTGAACGCTGGTGCACGCGTGTCGCGTATACCTTACTATTATTTTATAAAAACTCAATATTAATTAAACCTTTACCGCCTGCATGGTCTATCGCACTTGAATTGCCAATATGAAGGTTCGGTAACAAAGCCGGCTTCTACCGCAACTCGCACAAAGCGTTGGTGTACTGGTGACTTTTGCTAATGCATCATCAATTAGTAGAAGAGTCACGGGTACCCCACATCTCAACCCAACGCTGCATACCCGCGCGAAGATAGTTGCGTTCTACCTGGCTGTTTACGATGTACACGTGCGCCGGCGAAGGATCATTATTTAATAAGCATCCG from Mucilaginibacter sp. SJ includes:
- a CDS encoding cytochrome-c peroxidase; this translates as MKKFGTTLCMLSVIMILSQSAFKNPEPLTAALLGRKLFFDPILSRTKKISCASCHKENFAFADTSAVSLGVQQRKGVRNTPSAMNMSLQVAFFWDGRASTLEQQALIPLQNPIEMDLPVALVVWRLGHNTYYKAAFSAVFHEAPNAANLAKALAEFERTLETGDSPFDDWRLNDNEAAVSESAKRGFAIFNSKGRCIQCHFGPDFNDVEFRSIGLYDGKILRDSGRACVTKKESDLGRFKIGALRNIAITAPYMHNGMFRTLRQVIDYYNDPDKIVPQSINRDTLLNTPMGLTEQEKTDLESFLVSLTDKRFAGKLKKLRPSTF